The proteins below come from a single Solea senegalensis isolate Sse05_10M linkage group LG2, IFAPA_SoseM_1, whole genome shotgun sequence genomic window:
- the mcf2la gene encoding guanine nucleotide exchange factor DBS isoform X3 has translation MGKHTGEQRCWREKFVSISLEEMRSFYRYTLCCQQLHNGIVQREDGPLFAAEIGSELQKQFAVLPGGRGLNGCPVIVFPEFPGFSELEEEELHNVLTYLTSIPSVAASRVGFILVIDRRLDRWASVRATLLRIAGSFPGNLQLVLVLRPTTLFQRTLSDFLFKFNKDEFKMKVVMLSSVTELHAYINPGQLTTELGGTREYCHDSWISHRTAIEAFALMVKTTAQTLQAFGTELAETELPNDAEATTNLLHTHTLKKDKMKEDLQVALSQGRRLLDCINEPLQTDTEYSMTQDELENVATVQRLLGQLDETETAFDDFWERHRSKLEQCLQLRLFEQHFREVRNELDATSERLSGFSEVSVNPAHAEHVLRELSSHEDKAFDILDHALSLACDGDRLIENSHYAEDSIRPKCSELRGVCEEISSTLRRKKKLLLKAMELHHALEKASQWCEEGIFLLASQPVDRCQSQDGAEAALQELERYLDTAALHTLTDHGAICCQYEAVLTTQLRDQVERVFHKQTSVQEMFEKRRISLKKLAAKQTRPVQPVAPRPEVKSPHSSPNLQRKERRNSADNAICKKVESPIHNIGTRHTSLSGEEENLAVLRRHVMNELLETERAYVEELLCVLEGYAAEMDNPAMAHLIPSTLLSKKDVLFGNMSEIYQFHKRTFLKELEAYTDCPELVGRCFLERMKDLQIYEAYCQNKPRSESLWRQCSDCAFFQECQKKLEHKLGLDSYLLKPVQRITKYQLLLKELLKYSKGCDSCNDLQEALSSILGILKAVNDSMHLIAITGYEGNLSELGRLLMQGSFSVWTEHKKGHAKVKDLARFKPMQRHLFLHEKALLFCKKREENGEGYEKAPSYSFKHSLSMSAVGITENAKGDNKKFEIWCNSREEVFIVQAPNPEIKTAWVNEIRKVLTQQLKACRDASQQKSLDSPSPSSNITSNSLSPFRSSGQKNQKKQDEKKVEPSLTLDANTSSSPKHKGWSKVSLSVDASEENDGYSSGEDPMNSDPDDEVGKKLALGKYTVVVDCEKAGPQELCVKSGDVVQLIRKGEDGQWFVRNLRSNKEGWVAASNLLSLISGSKSTQSLSSSDGSVSGNLSTSSSCSETYTSFSDIKP, from the exons tgttGCAGCATCAAGAGTGGGTTTTATCCTGGTCATCGACAGACGACTGGACCGATGGGCCTCTGTCAGGGCTACCCTGCTCCGAATCGCA GGCTCATTTCCAGGGAACTTGCAATTGGTTCTGGTTTTGCGCCCCACCACTTTGTTCCAGCGGACTCTGTCAGACTTCTTGTTCAAGTTCAACAAGGATGAGTTCAAAATGAAG gtTGTGATGCTGAGTTCGGTGACTGAGCTCCATGCTTATATCAACCCAGGACAACTGACCACAGAGCTGGGAGGAACACGGGAATATTGCCATGACAGCTGGATCTCTCACCGCACT GCAATCGAGGCCTTTGCCCTCATGGTGAAGACCACGGCTCAGACTCTGCAGGCGTTTGGCACCGAGCTCGCTGAAACAGAATTACCCAATGATGCCGAGGCCACTACCAacctgctgcacacacatacactgaagAAGGACAAAATGAAG GAGGACCTACAGGTGGCACTGTCCCAAGGCAGACGACTGTTGGACTGCATCAATGAACCCCTCCAAACAGACACTGAATACAGTATGACCCAAGATGAGCTGGAGAATGTGGCTACAGTACAGAG aCTCCTTGGTCAGCTGGACGAAACAGAGACAGCATTTGATGATTTCTGGGAGCGTCATAGAAGTAAGCTGGAACAGTGTTTGCAGCTGCGCCTTTTTGAACAGCACTTCCGTGAA gtgcGCAACGAGCTTGATGCGACATCAGAGAGGCTGTCGGGTTTCTCAGAGGTCAGCGTAAACCCTGCCCATGCTGAACATGTCCTGCGAGAGCTCAGCAGCCATGAGGACAAGGCTTTT GACATCCTGGACCATGCCCTGTCCCTGGCCTGTGATGGAGATAGGCTGATCGAGAACTCTCACTATGCTGAGGACTCCATCAGGCCAAAGTGCAGTGAGCTAAGGGGAGTGTGTGAAGAGATCAGCTCCACactgaggagaaagaaaaaactgcTACTCAAAGCAATGGAGCTTCACCACGCTCTAGAGAAG GCATCACAGTGGTGTGAGGAGGGCATCTTCCTGTTGGCCAGCCAGCCTGTAGATCGCTGCCAGTCTCAGGATGGAGCGGAAGCAGCTCTGCAGGAACTAGAAAGATACCTGGACACAGCAGCATTACACACCCTCACTGACCATGGCGCCATCTGTTGCCAGTACGAGGCAGTTCTCACCACACAGCTCAGG GACCAGGTAGAAAGAGTTTTCCATAAGCAAACCTCTGTCCAGGAGATGTTCGAGAAGAGACGCATCAGTTTGAAGAAACTCGCCGCCAAACAGACTAGGCCAGTCCAGCCAGTCGCACCAAGACCTGAAGTGAAGTCCCCACATTCCTCTCCCA ATctacagagaaaagagaggagaaactctGCAGATAATGCAATCTGCAAAAAG GTGGAGTCTCCGATACATAACATTGGCACCAGACACACCTCTCtgtcaggagaagaagaaaacctgGCAGTGCTTAGGCG TCATGTGATGAATGAACTGCTGGAGACAGAGAGGGCATATGTGGAGGAGCTACTGTGTGTGCTGGAG GGCTATGCAGCAGAGATGGATAACCCTGCCATGGCTCACCTCATCCCCAGTACCTTACTCAGCAAGAAAGATGTCCTCTTTGGCAACATGTCTGAAATCTATCAATTTCATAAAAG GACTTTCCTAAAGGAACTGGAAGCGTACACTGACTGCCCTGAACTGGTGGGGCGCTGCTTTTTAGAACGT ATGAAGGACCTGCAGATCTATGAGGCGTACTGCCAGAACAAACCTCGCTCTGAGAGCCTGTGGAGACAGTGCTCGGATTGTGCCTTCTTCCAG GAGTGTCAGAAGAAGCTGGAACATAAACTTGGTTTGGACTCCTACCTCCTTAAACCTGTCCAGAGAATCACCAAGTACCAGCTACTACTGAAG GAGTTGTTGAAGTACAGTAAAGGCTGTGACAGCTGTAATGACCTTCAAGAAGCTCTCTCCTCGATTCTGGGGATCCTGAAAGCTGTAAATGACTCCATGCACCTCATCGCCATCACAGGATATGAG GGTAACCTGTCAGAGCTTGGTCGTCTGCTGATGCAAGGATCCTTCAGCGTGTGGACCGAGCACAAAAAGGGTCATGCCAAGGTCAAGGACCTGGCCCGGTTCAAGCCCATGCAGAGACACCTTTTTCTGCATGAAAAGGCGTTGCTCTTCtgtaaaaagagagaggagaatggCGAGGGCTACGAGAAAGCTCCGTCTTACAGCTTTAAACACTCCCTCAGT ATGAGTGCAGTGGGTATAACGGAGAATGCTAAAGGTGACAACAAGAAGTTTGAAATCTGGTGTAACTCCAGAGAAGAGGTTTTCATAGTCCAG GCTCCTAATCCAGAGATTAAAACAGCATGGGTGAACGAGATCCGTAAAGTTCTGACGCAGCAGCTCAAAGCCTgtagag ATGCCAGTCAACAGAAGAGCTTAGACTCCCCGAGTCCCTCCAGCAACATCACCTCCAACTCACTCAG tCCTTTTCGTAGCAGTGGTCAGAAGAACCAGAAGAAACAAGACGAGAAGAAGGTGGAGCCAAGCCTAACCTTAGACGCAAACACCTCATCCTCACCAAAACACAAAG GATGGAGCAaggtgtctctctctgttgatGCCTCAGAGGAGAATGATGGCTACTCCAGCGGCGAGGATCCCATGAACTCTGACCCTGACGATGAAGTAGGAAAGAAGCTG GCGCTGGGAAAGTACACTGTGGTAGTAGACTGTGAGAAGGCGGGACCTCAGGAGCTGTGTGTCAAGAGTGGAGATGTGGTCCAGCTAATTAGAAAAGGAGAAGATGGGCAGTG gTTTGTGAGGAATCTTCGCAGCAATAAGGAGGGTTGGGTTGCAGCGTCAAACCTCCTCAGCCTCATCTCAGGGTCCAAGTCAACACAGTCACTCAGCAGCTCAG ATGGCAGCGTTTCTGGGAATCTCAGCACATCTTCCAGCTGCAGTGAGACCTACACCAGCTTTTCTGACATCAAACCCTGA
- the mcf2la gene encoding guanine nucleotide exchange factor DBS isoform X2 encodes MAVNRVSQLCHDITRLWLQLKMMTDGIVQREDGPLFAAEIGSELQKQFAVLPGGRGLNGCPVIVFPEFPGFSELEEEELHNVLTYLTSIPSVAASRVGFILVIDRRLDRWASVRATLLRIAGSFPGNLQLVLVLRPTTLFQRTLSDFLFKFNKDEFKMKVVMLSSVTELHAYINPGQLTTELGGTREYCHDSWISHRTAIEAFALMVKTTAQTLQAFGTELAETELPNDAEATTNLLHTHTLKKDKMKEDLQVALSQGRRLLDCINEPLQTDTEYSMTQDELENVATVQRLLGQLDETETAFDDFWERHRSKLEQCLQLRLFEQHFREVRNELDATSERLSGFSEVSVNPAHAEHVLRELSSHEDKAFDILDHALSLACDGDRLIENSHYAEDSIRPKCSELRGVCEEISSTLRRKKKLLLKAMELHHALEKASQWCEEGIFLLASQPVDRCQSQDGAEAALQELERYLDTAALHTLTDHGAICCQYEAVLTTQLRDQVERVFHKQTSVQEMFEKRRISLKKLAAKQTRPVQPVAPRPEVKSPHSSPNLQRKERRNSADNAICKKVESPIHNIGTRHTSLSGEEENLAVLRRHVMNELLETERAYVEELLCVLEGYAAEMDNPAMAHLIPSTLLSKKDVLFGNMSEIYQFHKRTFLKELEAYTDCPELVGRCFLERMKDLQIYEAYCQNKPRSESLWRQCSDCAFFQECQKKLEHKLGLDSYLLKPVQRITKYQLLLKELLKYSKGCDSCNDLQEALSSILGILKAVNDSMHLIAITGYEGNLSELGRLLMQGSFSVWTEHKKGHAKVKDLARFKPMQRHLFLHEKALLFCKKREENGEGYEKAPSYSFKHSLSMSAVGITENAKGDNKKFEIWCNSREEVFIVQAPNPEIKTAWVNEIRKVLTQQLKACRDASQQKSLDSPSPSSNITSNSLSPFRSSGQKNQKKQDEKKVEPSLTLDANTSSSPKHKEEQVTSPTTDRSSVAKKRFTLQGFSNLKSPKGSALCPEHGSKQHLVKSDPTPFGFKGWSKVSLSVDASEENDGYSSGEDPMNSDPDDEVGKKLALGKYTVVVDCEKAGPQELCVKSGDVVQLIRKGEDGQWFVRNLRSNKEGWVAASNLLSLISGSKSTQSLSSSDGSVSGNLSTSSSCSETYTSFSDIKP; translated from the exons tgttGCAGCATCAAGAGTGGGTTTTATCCTGGTCATCGACAGACGACTGGACCGATGGGCCTCTGTCAGGGCTACCCTGCTCCGAATCGCA GGCTCATTTCCAGGGAACTTGCAATTGGTTCTGGTTTTGCGCCCCACCACTTTGTTCCAGCGGACTCTGTCAGACTTCTTGTTCAAGTTCAACAAGGATGAGTTCAAAATGAAG gtTGTGATGCTGAGTTCGGTGACTGAGCTCCATGCTTATATCAACCCAGGACAACTGACCACAGAGCTGGGAGGAACACGGGAATATTGCCATGACAGCTGGATCTCTCACCGCACT GCAATCGAGGCCTTTGCCCTCATGGTGAAGACCACGGCTCAGACTCTGCAGGCGTTTGGCACCGAGCTCGCTGAAACAGAATTACCCAATGATGCCGAGGCCACTACCAacctgctgcacacacatacactgaagAAGGACAAAATGAAG GAGGACCTACAGGTGGCACTGTCCCAAGGCAGACGACTGTTGGACTGCATCAATGAACCCCTCCAAACAGACACTGAATACAGTATGACCCAAGATGAGCTGGAGAATGTGGCTACAGTACAGAG aCTCCTTGGTCAGCTGGACGAAACAGAGACAGCATTTGATGATTTCTGGGAGCGTCATAGAAGTAAGCTGGAACAGTGTTTGCAGCTGCGCCTTTTTGAACAGCACTTCCGTGAA gtgcGCAACGAGCTTGATGCGACATCAGAGAGGCTGTCGGGTTTCTCAGAGGTCAGCGTAAACCCTGCCCATGCTGAACATGTCCTGCGAGAGCTCAGCAGCCATGAGGACAAGGCTTTT GACATCCTGGACCATGCCCTGTCCCTGGCCTGTGATGGAGATAGGCTGATCGAGAACTCTCACTATGCTGAGGACTCCATCAGGCCAAAGTGCAGTGAGCTAAGGGGAGTGTGTGAAGAGATCAGCTCCACactgaggagaaagaaaaaactgcTACTCAAAGCAATGGAGCTTCACCACGCTCTAGAGAAG GCATCACAGTGGTGTGAGGAGGGCATCTTCCTGTTGGCCAGCCAGCCTGTAGATCGCTGCCAGTCTCAGGATGGAGCGGAAGCAGCTCTGCAGGAACTAGAAAGATACCTGGACACAGCAGCATTACACACCCTCACTGACCATGGCGCCATCTGTTGCCAGTACGAGGCAGTTCTCACCACACAGCTCAGG GACCAGGTAGAAAGAGTTTTCCATAAGCAAACCTCTGTCCAGGAGATGTTCGAGAAGAGACGCATCAGTTTGAAGAAACTCGCCGCCAAACAGACTAGGCCAGTCCAGCCAGTCGCACCAAGACCTGAAGTGAAGTCCCCACATTCCTCTCCCA ATctacagagaaaagagaggagaaactctGCAGATAATGCAATCTGCAAAAAG GTGGAGTCTCCGATACATAACATTGGCACCAGACACACCTCTCtgtcaggagaagaagaaaacctgGCAGTGCTTAGGCG TCATGTGATGAATGAACTGCTGGAGACAGAGAGGGCATATGTGGAGGAGCTACTGTGTGTGCTGGAG GGCTATGCAGCAGAGATGGATAACCCTGCCATGGCTCACCTCATCCCCAGTACCTTACTCAGCAAGAAAGATGTCCTCTTTGGCAACATGTCTGAAATCTATCAATTTCATAAAAG GACTTTCCTAAAGGAACTGGAAGCGTACACTGACTGCCCTGAACTGGTGGGGCGCTGCTTTTTAGAACGT ATGAAGGACCTGCAGATCTATGAGGCGTACTGCCAGAACAAACCTCGCTCTGAGAGCCTGTGGAGACAGTGCTCGGATTGTGCCTTCTTCCAG GAGTGTCAGAAGAAGCTGGAACATAAACTTGGTTTGGACTCCTACCTCCTTAAACCTGTCCAGAGAATCACCAAGTACCAGCTACTACTGAAG GAGTTGTTGAAGTACAGTAAAGGCTGTGACAGCTGTAATGACCTTCAAGAAGCTCTCTCCTCGATTCTGGGGATCCTGAAAGCTGTAAATGACTCCATGCACCTCATCGCCATCACAGGATATGAG GGTAACCTGTCAGAGCTTGGTCGTCTGCTGATGCAAGGATCCTTCAGCGTGTGGACCGAGCACAAAAAGGGTCATGCCAAGGTCAAGGACCTGGCCCGGTTCAAGCCCATGCAGAGACACCTTTTTCTGCATGAAAAGGCGTTGCTCTTCtgtaaaaagagagaggagaatggCGAGGGCTACGAGAAAGCTCCGTCTTACAGCTTTAAACACTCCCTCAGT ATGAGTGCAGTGGGTATAACGGAGAATGCTAAAGGTGACAACAAGAAGTTTGAAATCTGGTGTAACTCCAGAGAAGAGGTTTTCATAGTCCAG GCTCCTAATCCAGAGATTAAAACAGCATGGGTGAACGAGATCCGTAAAGTTCTGACGCAGCAGCTCAAAGCCTgtagag ATGCCAGTCAACAGAAGAGCTTAGACTCCCCGAGTCCCTCCAGCAACATCACCTCCAACTCACTCAG tCCTTTTCGTAGCAGTGGTCAGAAGAACCAGAAGAAACAAGACGAGAAGAAGGTGGAGCCAAGCCTAACCTTAGACGCAAACACCTCATCCTCACCAAAACACAAAG AGGAACAAGTGACCAGTCCGACCACTGACAGATCCTCAGTGGCTAAAAAGCGTTTTACTTTGCAGGGCTTCAGCAATCTCAAGAGTCCAAAAG GCTCCGCCTTGTGCCCTGAACATGGCTCCAAACAGCACTTGGTCAAGAGTGATCCCACACCATTTGGGTTCAAAG GATGGAGCAaggtgtctctctctgttgatGCCTCAGAGGAGAATGATGGCTACTCCAGCGGCGAGGATCCCATGAACTCTGACCCTGACGATGAAGTAGGAAAGAAGCTG GCGCTGGGAAAGTACACTGTGGTAGTAGACTGTGAGAAGGCGGGACCTCAGGAGCTGTGTGTCAAGAGTGGAGATGTGGTCCAGCTAATTAGAAAAGGAGAAGATGGGCAGTG gTTTGTGAGGAATCTTCGCAGCAATAAGGAGGGTTGGGTTGCAGCGTCAAACCTCCTCAGCCTCATCTCAGGGTCCAAGTCAACACAGTCACTCAGCAGCTCAG ATGGCAGCGTTTCTGGGAATCTCAGCACATCTTCCAGCTGCAGTGAGACCTACACCAGCTTTTCTGACATCAAACCCTGA
- the mcf2la gene encoding guanine nucleotide exchange factor DBS isoform X1, giving the protein MGKHTGEQRCWREKFVSISLEEMRSFYRYTLCCQQLHNGIVQREDGPLFAAEIGSELQKQFAVLPGGRGLNGCPVIVFPEFPGFSELEEEELHNVLTYLTSIPSVAASRVGFILVIDRRLDRWASVRATLLRIAGSFPGNLQLVLVLRPTTLFQRTLSDFLFKFNKDEFKMKVVMLSSVTELHAYINPGQLTTELGGTREYCHDSWISHRTAIEAFALMVKTTAQTLQAFGTELAETELPNDAEATTNLLHTHTLKKDKMKEDLQVALSQGRRLLDCINEPLQTDTEYSMTQDELENVATVQRLLGQLDETETAFDDFWERHRSKLEQCLQLRLFEQHFREVRNELDATSERLSGFSEVSVNPAHAEHVLRELSSHEDKAFDILDHALSLACDGDRLIENSHYAEDSIRPKCSELRGVCEEISSTLRRKKKLLLKAMELHHALEKASQWCEEGIFLLASQPVDRCQSQDGAEAALQELERYLDTAALHTLTDHGAICCQYEAVLTTQLRDQVERVFHKQTSVQEMFEKRRISLKKLAAKQTRPVQPVAPRPEVKSPHSSPNLQRKERRNSADNAICKKVESPIHNIGTRHTSLSGEEENLAVLRRHVMNELLETERAYVEELLCVLEGYAAEMDNPAMAHLIPSTLLSKKDVLFGNMSEIYQFHKRTFLKELEAYTDCPELVGRCFLERMKDLQIYEAYCQNKPRSESLWRQCSDCAFFQECQKKLEHKLGLDSYLLKPVQRITKYQLLLKELLKYSKGCDSCNDLQEALSSILGILKAVNDSMHLIAITGYEGNLSELGRLLMQGSFSVWTEHKKGHAKVKDLARFKPMQRHLFLHEKALLFCKKREENGEGYEKAPSYSFKHSLSMSAVGITENAKGDNKKFEIWCNSREEVFIVQAPNPEIKTAWVNEIRKVLTQQLKACRDASQQKSLDSPSPSSNITSNSLSPFRSSGQKNQKKQDEKKVEPSLTLDANTSSSPKHKEEQVTSPTTDRSSVAKKRFTLQGFSNLKSPKGSALCPEHGSKQHLVKSDPTPFGFKGWSKVSLSVDASEENDGYSSGEDPMNSDPDDEVGKKLALGKYTVVVDCEKAGPQELCVKSGDVVQLIRKGEDGQWFVRNLRSNKEGWVAASNLLSLISGSKSTQSLSSSDGSVSGNLSTSSSCSETYTSFSDIKP; this is encoded by the exons tgttGCAGCATCAAGAGTGGGTTTTATCCTGGTCATCGACAGACGACTGGACCGATGGGCCTCTGTCAGGGCTACCCTGCTCCGAATCGCA GGCTCATTTCCAGGGAACTTGCAATTGGTTCTGGTTTTGCGCCCCACCACTTTGTTCCAGCGGACTCTGTCAGACTTCTTGTTCAAGTTCAACAAGGATGAGTTCAAAATGAAG gtTGTGATGCTGAGTTCGGTGACTGAGCTCCATGCTTATATCAACCCAGGACAACTGACCACAGAGCTGGGAGGAACACGGGAATATTGCCATGACAGCTGGATCTCTCACCGCACT GCAATCGAGGCCTTTGCCCTCATGGTGAAGACCACGGCTCAGACTCTGCAGGCGTTTGGCACCGAGCTCGCTGAAACAGAATTACCCAATGATGCCGAGGCCACTACCAacctgctgcacacacatacactgaagAAGGACAAAATGAAG GAGGACCTACAGGTGGCACTGTCCCAAGGCAGACGACTGTTGGACTGCATCAATGAACCCCTCCAAACAGACACTGAATACAGTATGACCCAAGATGAGCTGGAGAATGTGGCTACAGTACAGAG aCTCCTTGGTCAGCTGGACGAAACAGAGACAGCATTTGATGATTTCTGGGAGCGTCATAGAAGTAAGCTGGAACAGTGTTTGCAGCTGCGCCTTTTTGAACAGCACTTCCGTGAA gtgcGCAACGAGCTTGATGCGACATCAGAGAGGCTGTCGGGTTTCTCAGAGGTCAGCGTAAACCCTGCCCATGCTGAACATGTCCTGCGAGAGCTCAGCAGCCATGAGGACAAGGCTTTT GACATCCTGGACCATGCCCTGTCCCTGGCCTGTGATGGAGATAGGCTGATCGAGAACTCTCACTATGCTGAGGACTCCATCAGGCCAAAGTGCAGTGAGCTAAGGGGAGTGTGTGAAGAGATCAGCTCCACactgaggagaaagaaaaaactgcTACTCAAAGCAATGGAGCTTCACCACGCTCTAGAGAAG GCATCACAGTGGTGTGAGGAGGGCATCTTCCTGTTGGCCAGCCAGCCTGTAGATCGCTGCCAGTCTCAGGATGGAGCGGAAGCAGCTCTGCAGGAACTAGAAAGATACCTGGACACAGCAGCATTACACACCCTCACTGACCATGGCGCCATCTGTTGCCAGTACGAGGCAGTTCTCACCACACAGCTCAGG GACCAGGTAGAAAGAGTTTTCCATAAGCAAACCTCTGTCCAGGAGATGTTCGAGAAGAGACGCATCAGTTTGAAGAAACTCGCCGCCAAACAGACTAGGCCAGTCCAGCCAGTCGCACCAAGACCTGAAGTGAAGTCCCCACATTCCTCTCCCA ATctacagagaaaagagaggagaaactctGCAGATAATGCAATCTGCAAAAAG GTGGAGTCTCCGATACATAACATTGGCACCAGACACACCTCTCtgtcaggagaagaagaaaacctgGCAGTGCTTAGGCG TCATGTGATGAATGAACTGCTGGAGACAGAGAGGGCATATGTGGAGGAGCTACTGTGTGTGCTGGAG GGCTATGCAGCAGAGATGGATAACCCTGCCATGGCTCACCTCATCCCCAGTACCTTACTCAGCAAGAAAGATGTCCTCTTTGGCAACATGTCTGAAATCTATCAATTTCATAAAAG GACTTTCCTAAAGGAACTGGAAGCGTACACTGACTGCCCTGAACTGGTGGGGCGCTGCTTTTTAGAACGT ATGAAGGACCTGCAGATCTATGAGGCGTACTGCCAGAACAAACCTCGCTCTGAGAGCCTGTGGAGACAGTGCTCGGATTGTGCCTTCTTCCAG GAGTGTCAGAAGAAGCTGGAACATAAACTTGGTTTGGACTCCTACCTCCTTAAACCTGTCCAGAGAATCACCAAGTACCAGCTACTACTGAAG GAGTTGTTGAAGTACAGTAAAGGCTGTGACAGCTGTAATGACCTTCAAGAAGCTCTCTCCTCGATTCTGGGGATCCTGAAAGCTGTAAATGACTCCATGCACCTCATCGCCATCACAGGATATGAG GGTAACCTGTCAGAGCTTGGTCGTCTGCTGATGCAAGGATCCTTCAGCGTGTGGACCGAGCACAAAAAGGGTCATGCCAAGGTCAAGGACCTGGCCCGGTTCAAGCCCATGCAGAGACACCTTTTTCTGCATGAAAAGGCGTTGCTCTTCtgtaaaaagagagaggagaatggCGAGGGCTACGAGAAAGCTCCGTCTTACAGCTTTAAACACTCCCTCAGT ATGAGTGCAGTGGGTATAACGGAGAATGCTAAAGGTGACAACAAGAAGTTTGAAATCTGGTGTAACTCCAGAGAAGAGGTTTTCATAGTCCAG GCTCCTAATCCAGAGATTAAAACAGCATGGGTGAACGAGATCCGTAAAGTTCTGACGCAGCAGCTCAAAGCCTgtagag ATGCCAGTCAACAGAAGAGCTTAGACTCCCCGAGTCCCTCCAGCAACATCACCTCCAACTCACTCAG tCCTTTTCGTAGCAGTGGTCAGAAGAACCAGAAGAAACAAGACGAGAAGAAGGTGGAGCCAAGCCTAACCTTAGACGCAAACACCTCATCCTCACCAAAACACAAAG AGGAACAAGTGACCAGTCCGACCACTGACAGATCCTCAGTGGCTAAAAAGCGTTTTACTTTGCAGGGCTTCAGCAATCTCAAGAGTCCAAAAG GCTCCGCCTTGTGCCCTGAACATGGCTCCAAACAGCACTTGGTCAAGAGTGATCCCACACCATTTGGGTTCAAAG GATGGAGCAaggtgtctctctctgttgatGCCTCAGAGGAGAATGATGGCTACTCCAGCGGCGAGGATCCCATGAACTCTGACCCTGACGATGAAGTAGGAAAGAAGCTG GCGCTGGGAAAGTACACTGTGGTAGTAGACTGTGAGAAGGCGGGACCTCAGGAGCTGTGTGTCAAGAGTGGAGATGTGGTCCAGCTAATTAGAAAAGGAGAAGATGGGCAGTG gTTTGTGAGGAATCTTCGCAGCAATAAGGAGGGTTGGGTTGCAGCGTCAAACCTCCTCAGCCTCATCTCAGGGTCCAAGTCAACACAGTCACTCAGCAGCTCAG ATGGCAGCGTTTCTGGGAATCTCAGCACATCTTCCAGCTGCAGTGAGACCTACACCAGCTTTTCTGACATCAAACCCTGA